The genomic DNA CGCCGACAACGATAATAAAGGCATGCAAATTGACTAAATCGCTAAGGCTACCGCCAGCCAAAGTATGGCCAAAGCCAACAGCAGAGAAGGCGAGTAATACGCCAGCTATGCTAAGTTTATCCATTCCCTATTTCCGCGACGATAGCTTCAGAAAAGCTATCTAAGGGCATCTGTTGCGATGCAAGACCCGCACTCGCGACCGCCTGCGGCATACCATAAACAACACATGAGGCTTCATCTTGTGCCCATATGGTCGAGCCTTGCTCTTTAAGTAAACGGCATCCGTCTCGTCCATCGGCTCCCATGCCAGTGAGTATCATCGCTAGTACATTTGATTGATGACTCTTAGCCAGTGAGGCAAAAGTAATATCCACACAGGGTTTATAGTTAACCTTGTCATTGCCATCGATCACTCTCAACCGGCCATATTGGCCTCGCCCTTCCACTAACATTTGTTTTCCGCCCGGCGCTAAATAAGCCCACCCAGGGCGCAACTCATCACCATCTTCCGCCTGCTTAACATTAATCCGCGACAGACTGTTTAAACGCTGAGCAAAAGCTGCAGTGAATGTAGCTGGCATGTGTTGAATCAACAATATAGGTTTGGAAAAGCCCGCGGGTATTTGAGTCAAAATAGTTTGCAGTGCCACCGGCCCGCCGGTAGAGGTACCAATTGCCACTAACTTATAACGCTTACCAGAAGGTTTAAACTTAGCCCGCGGGGCCAATTTATCCGCGTCTTGGGCAGCATTAGCAATCGGTGATTTCAGAGGCGTACAGCCACGCGAAGAGGTAAGCGTAGACGGACGGGAACTGCGAGCGCTAGTCAGTGGGCTAACCGGCGTGCGCCGCGCCATGACTCGACGCCTTGCAATCGCCTTAACACGCTGCTGTAGTAGGCTCACCGCCTCTTCTCTATCGCGAGCGATGTCTTCAAACTTTTTAGGAATAAAATCGAGAGCACCGGCTTCAAGTGCATCTAAGGTTGCCTTGGCGCCTTCATGAGTGAGCGAGGAAAACATCAGCACGGGTGTAGGATGCTTGGCCATAATTTGCTTTACGGCCGTTATCCCATCCATCACTGGCATTTCTATGTCCATTGTAATTACATCAGGCTTTAAGCGCCCAACCATTTCAATGGCTTCTTGACCATTTTTTGCAGTATCAATAACCTCGAGTGAAGGGTCAGCGTTAATAATTTCGCTGACTCTTCGCCGAAAAAAACTCGAGTCATCAACAACTAATACTTTTATTGCCATGCTAAATTCTTCTTAAGATAACGCTTACATTTTTCGAGCGTAGCGTTTCAGTAAGCTGGGAATATCGAGTATTAGTGCAATTCGACCATCACTGGTAATTGTTGCTCCCGCCATACCGGGGGTGCCTTGTAACAATTGATCGAGAGCCTTAATCACCACTTCTTCTTGGCCAATTAAGTTATCAACAACAAAACCCACTTGCTGAGGACCAATTTGCACAACTACAACGTGCCCTTGTGATACTCGCTCACCAACTCGACCGTTACGATTCAACCAATCTTGCAAATAGAACAAAGGAATAGCTTTGTCGCGAACGATGACCGTTTCTTGGCCATCAACCACATTGGTTTTAGTTAAATCTAAATTAAATATTTCGTTGACACTGGTTAGTGGTAAAGCAAAGGTTTGTTTACCCACATCTACCATTAAGGTCGGCAGAATAGCGAGAGTTAAAGGCACTTTAATTTGCAAAGTGGTGCCTTTACCCATAGCTGAGTCAATATCCACCGTACCATTTAATTGCGTAATGCTGGTTTTAACCACATCCATACCCACACCGCGGCCAGAAATATCCGAAATTTCTGTTTTGGTGGAAAAGCCAGGCGCAAAAATTAAACTGTAGGCATCTTTATCCGACATTCTCGCCGCCGCATCGGCATCTAATACACCGCGCGAAATAGCGATTGATTTTAACTTCTCGGCATTCATACCTGCGCCATCATCTTCAATCATTAGTAAGATGTGGTCACCTTCTTGAGAAGCCGATAAACGGATAACACCGGTTCTAGGTTTACCTGCTGCAACACGGTCGTCGGGCATTTCAATACCATGGTCAACAGAGTTACGTACCAAGTGAACCAAAGGATCGGCTAAGGCCTCTACCAAGTTTTTATCTAAATCGGTATCTTCACCCACTAACTCAAGGTTAATGTCCTTTTTCAAGCTACGTGCTAAATCACGTACCACACGAGGGAAGCGACCAAACACCTTCTTGATTGGCTGCATTCGCGTTTTCATTACCGCCCCTTGCAAATCGGCTGTCACGACATCCAAGTTTGCAGTGGCTTTAGACATTTCTTCATCGTTGCTATTTAAGCCAAGACTAACTAAACGGTTGCGCACCAATACCAACTCACCCACCATATTCATGATTTCATCAAGGGTGCGAGTGTCTACCCGTACCGTTGTTTCACCATGAGGAGCGGCTTGCTTCGCCTTAGCCGGTTCAGCCTTAGCCGCAACGGGCTCGGGTTTACTGGGAGCAGGTATAGCCACTGGCGCTGGGCTAGCGGGTTTAGCGTTTGAACTGGCAGCCGGTGCTGGTTTGGCTGCAGCAGGTTTAGCTTCTGGAGCTTTACCTGCTCCATGCAGTTGATCTAGCAGACGCTCAAATTCATCGTCGTCAATTTCATCGCTATTGTTAGCCGCTGCAGGTGTAGCAGGCGTATCAGCTTT from Agarivorans gilvus includes the following:
- a CDS encoding chemotaxis protein CheA, giving the protein MSFDVDEDILQDFLVEAAEILEQLSEQLVDLEKRPDDSDLLNAIFRGFHTVKGGAGFLSLTELVDVCHGAENVFDTLRNGGRRVSSELMDVILEALDTVNDMFAQVQAREELTPASPEIIERLHQLAKPASADATEPEPEPEPEPEPEPVNEVSDTSNIDEITDDEFERLLDELHGTASPSAPVAPAKPSDTSAASSTDSGDISDEEFEKLLDELHGTKAPGAAPKAPAKADTPATPAAANNSDEIDDDEFERLLDQLHGAGKAPEAKPAAAKPAPAASSNAKPASPAPVAIPAPSKPEPVAAKAEPAKAKQAAPHGETTVRVDTRTLDEIMNMVGELVLVRNRLVSLGLNSNDEEMSKATANLDVVTADLQGAVMKTRMQPIKKVFGRFPRVVRDLARSLKKDINLELVGEDTDLDKNLVEALADPLVHLVRNSVDHGIEMPDDRVAAGKPRTGVIRLSASQEGDHILLMIEDDGAGMNAEKLKSIAISRGVLDADAAARMSDKDAYSLIFAPGFSTKTEISDISGRGVGMDVVKTSITQLNGTVDIDSAMGKGTTLQIKVPLTLAILPTLMVDVGKQTFALPLTSVNEIFNLDLTKTNVVDGQETVIVRDKAIPLFYLQDWLNRNGRVGERVSQGHVVVVQIGPQQVGFVVDNLIGQEEVVIKALDQLLQGTPGMAGATITSDGRIALILDIPSLLKRYARKM
- a CDS encoding protein-glutamate methylesterase/protein-glutamine glutaminase, translated to MAIKVLVVDDSSFFRRRVSEIINADPSLEVIDTAKNGQEAIEMVGRLKPDVITMDIEMPVMDGITAVKQIMAKHPTPVLMFSSLTHEGAKATLDALEAGALDFIPKKFEDIARDREEAVSLLQQRVKAIARRRVMARRTPVSPLTSARSSRPSTLTSSRGCTPLKSPIANAAQDADKLAPRAKFKPSGKRYKLVAIGTSTGGPVALQTILTQIPAGFSKPILLIQHMPATFTAAFAQRLNSLSRINVKQAEDGDELRPGWAYLAPGGKQMLVEGRGQYGRLRVIDGNDKVNYKPCVDITFASLAKSHQSNVLAMILTGMGADGRDGCRLLKEQGSTIWAQDEASCVVYGMPQAVASAGLASQQMPLDSFSEAIVAEIGNG